The proteins below are encoded in one region of Ereboglobus luteus:
- a CDS encoding calcineurin-like phosphoesterase C-terminal domain-containing protein: MKNTPVTLFIFALALTLAPATRAADVYWGDGVSGTWFTPNGWRTGSPSGAVRNAPGATDAAFITNGHIAIGNGITTDSGSASIGHGAGASGTLSIAGGGVWTNTTSNNTYVGYEGTGVLNIDQGGVANTNYLQIAAKDTSSSGTVIVNGYLNNRVGMLYVGGVGNGHLEIGQTGTLYINSSLRAGGYNSATADPNPNPNFIKGAGTGAIVVHGLINGASRTIAAGFDGVGRIDVMKTGTIMNNNVYIGDRASASGTINIRGLWQSAGNIVYIGNSGSGGAGSNVLNIHNGGAFVQNNNVAAIYVGRNAGSSGIVNIAKSGTMIVTGSSFYLGQAANTYGEVNVEGLLQFTGSIFSIGYQRSTTAGVDSSVGVLKITETGTVIVSGTETSLGHLGMASSAVSVNNASGTAFVEGVWKNAGNLIVGRSGHGHLEISRTGTVTVGTFLTIANGNSMSNANHTATGPVGGTVIVDGYLGVGDHFAIGNGAHANLHITENGTVITGTNGTGNGYLQVGRNGSTVGTGTAVPVPGDSIVRVDGLLDIRGNFNFGMRSKSELTVGAEGYILVAGNHYQNPQTLLAFTPGSTRDLPLVATAGAAYISGTLKITNINTLAGYSSAASATAASALPYITVVSAGAGIEGDFKTISITPALTGATGLPDYIYNGKIILDAPNGSAEYRVGQLLSWHAPAANAHGAFTIGAGNTFTIDTPLADRANANSLATGWDGRSLTKRGPGTLVIAAVGSRTGDTTVESGTLRIATSAISLGNLVNNAVLDLGGSSGSYHTATADTLAGAGTIILAIDSATGKGDRLIITGNASGAHTVRVSIDGAPATTPTPAQLTNAITVQGGNTATFNDATPPGLTVTFAPQGGDVSPAGKTITPNTAYGTLPVPVRAGATFGGWFTAPNGGSPVTDSTTVASDAASHILYARWMEGKHPVITPDAGMDLYGSIVDDTGAPVAGVVVSDGFQCVKTNANGIYQMKRTNKGGTTKARVVFYSTPETHAVNTLGADRTGYAWFSQKLVEGVNRYDFDLIRLPSAEKDFILLGIGDPQVTSLAQLKRYETETIADIGKLRQATHASLPIYAIMLGDIVGDNLHLHAPLRDVVNASPVTYFSVPGNHDHDQAYSKLNKDYESGESYENIYGPLNYSVNIGNTHIIGLDDILYTAQSGYGTGLTNDIYEWVKQDLSFVPKTKTIIIAFHIPLRGSTYTKAQELYGLLKDYADVHFLAGHTHYQENITFPINGSTKNITAYEHIHGGACGAWWNSLLNVDGAPNGYGVYTISGTKLTDWYYKSTGYSDTYQMRMYRGDISFGGASGTYTYNQPPYATLGANDVVVDVWNADANWKFVVYENGVKVADTLKKLNMLVDAYAAGYHVGVLKRTYDSRSNKHLYSHTLKTPGASVEIRATDRFGKTYSLSEFTTDLSEFPANFASPEITTQPADATVTAGQSATFTAAVTGAPNPSLKWQSSSDGATWTDISGATTASHTIPNATTAQNGTQYRLAASNARGLATSYATLLTVNPDPAFTAAQTLKTQLEATGTATITVTGSVNLSLVGGATVAKGKTIVGADATSTVSGTLTIAASASDTIIRGVNFTTGALTINGANDVDVSHCTFTDAPVSITGNADNVAFSWNEFTATPGGADSAMTISNAGPTTGILLDHNRWGANLKNNMPSVTNARVYMYNNYITATGNTTATIAGAGAQILSVRNIYQGVKNPLTKQSTGRLRAIDNLMNATTGTTATGNDKVFVPGYAHIIDSGDSSTAASIAANAGNTAGKNSVTPAQTNGAASISATVTGTGANKTASSAHVPSGGGFTLTANATGFTPAARQWYRDNTVIAGAASATYAITNADANTHAGSYAVTLTTSTGEIVTSGAFTVTVAAPPIDTPDTGNSSGGGGGGGAPSLFLLSSLLILLVGRSLRLSRKR; this comes from the coding sequence ATGAAAAACACCCCTGTCACACTCTTTATTTTTGCTCTCGCACTCACCCTCGCGCCCGCGACCCGCGCCGCCGACGTTTACTGGGGCGACGGTGTCAGCGGCACTTGGTTTACGCCCAACGGCTGGCGCACCGGCTCGCCTTCCGGCGCCGTGCGAAATGCCCCCGGAGCCACCGACGCCGCCTTCATAACTAATGGTCACATCGCCATCGGCAACGGCATCACGACCGACAGTGGATCCGCATCCATCGGTCACGGCGCGGGAGCATCCGGCACGCTCTCCATTGCGGGCGGCGGCGTATGGACAAATACCACCAGCAACAATACCTATGTCGGTTACGAAGGCACGGGCGTGCTCAACATCGACCAAGGCGGCGTGGCAAACACCAACTACCTGCAAATCGCAGCGAAGGACACATCCTCGTCGGGCACAGTCATAGTCAACGGTTATCTCAACAACCGTGTTGGCATGCTCTATGTCGGCGGTGTCGGCAACGGCCATCTTGAAATCGGTCAAACCGGCACGCTTTACATCAACTCTTCCCTGCGCGCGGGTGGTTACAACTCCGCCACAGCCGACCCAAATCCCAACCCCAATTTTATCAAGGGCGCGGGCACTGGCGCCATTGTTGTTCACGGTTTGATCAACGGGGCCAGCCGCACCATTGCCGCCGGATTCGACGGCGTCGGGCGCATCGACGTCATGAAGACCGGCACCATCATGAACAACAATGTTTATATCGGCGACCGTGCCTCGGCCTCCGGCACCATCAATATCCGGGGCCTCTGGCAAAGCGCCGGCAATATTGTCTATATTGGCAACTCCGGTTCAGGTGGCGCTGGCTCAAATGTTCTCAATATTCACAATGGCGGAGCCTTCGTCCAAAATAACAACGTGGCTGCAATCTATGTCGGCAGGAATGCCGGCTCCTCCGGTATCGTCAACATCGCCAAGAGTGGAACCATGATCGTCACCGGCAGCTCCTTCTATCTTGGCCAGGCCGCCAACACCTACGGCGAAGTCAATGTTGAAGGGCTTCTTCAATTTACCGGATCAATCTTCTCGATAGGTTATCAAAGAAGCACCACGGCGGGAGTGGATTCCTCCGTTGGCGTGTTGAAAATCACCGAAACCGGCACCGTTATCGTCTCCGGCACCGAGACGTCCCTCGGACATCTGGGAATGGCCTCCTCCGCCGTCTCCGTCAACAACGCCTCCGGCACCGCCTTCGTTGAAGGCGTCTGGAAAAACGCCGGCAACCTCATCGTCGGACGCTCCGGCCACGGACACCTCGAAATCTCCCGAACCGGCACCGTCACCGTCGGCACCTTCCTCACCATCGCCAACGGCAACAGCATGTCCAACGCCAATCACACCGCCACAGGCCCCGTCGGAGGCACCGTCATCGTTGACGGCTATTTGGGCGTCGGAGACCATTTTGCTATCGGCAACGGCGCCCACGCCAATCTCCACATCACCGAAAACGGCACCGTCATCACCGGCACAAACGGCACCGGCAATGGTTACCTCCAAGTCGGACGCAACGGCTCCACCGTCGGCACCGGAACAGCCGTCCCCGTCCCCGGCGACTCCATCGTGCGAGTGGACGGCCTGCTCGACATCCGCGGCAACTTCAACTTCGGCATGCGCAGCAAATCCGAGCTCACCGTCGGCGCCGAGGGCTACATCCTCGTTGCGGGCAACCACTACCAAAACCCGCAAACCCTCCTCGCCTTCACCCCTGGATCCACCCGCGACCTCCCGCTCGTCGCCACCGCCGGGGCGGCCTACATTTCCGGCACGCTCAAAATCACCAACATCAACACGCTCGCCGGCTACTCCTCCGCCGCGTCCGCCACCGCCGCCAGCGCGTTGCCATATATCACCGTTGTGAGTGCCGGCGCTGGCATCGAGGGCGATTTTAAAACTATCTCCATCACACCCGCCCTCACCGGCGCCACCGGCCTGCCCGACTACATTTATAATGGCAAAATCATCCTCGACGCCCCCAACGGCTCCGCCGAATACCGCGTCGGCCAGCTCCTTTCATGGCATGCACCCGCCGCCAACGCGCACGGCGCCTTCACTATCGGCGCGGGCAATACCTTCACCATCGACACCCCGCTCGCCGACCGCGCCAACGCAAACTCCCTCGCCACTGGCTGGGACGGGCGCTCCCTCACAAAACGCGGCCCCGGCACGCTCGTCATCGCCGCGGTCGGCTCGCGCACCGGTGACACCACCGTCGAGTCCGGCACTCTTCGCATAGCCACCAGCGCCATCTCCCTCGGCAACCTTGTCAACAACGCCGTCCTTGACCTCGGCGGTTCATCCGGGAGCTACCACACCGCCACCGCCGACACCCTCGCCGGCGCCGGCACAATCATCCTCGCCATCGACTCCGCTACCGGCAAAGGCGACCGACTGATCATCACCGGCAACGCCTCCGGCGCGCACACCGTTCGCGTCTCGATAGACGGCGCGCCGGCAACCACACCCACCCCCGCTCAACTCACGAACGCCATTACCGTCCAAGGCGGCAACACAGCCACATTCAACGACGCCACGCCCCCGGGTCTCACCGTCACCTTCGCCCCGCAAGGAGGCGACGTTTCCCCCGCCGGCAAAACAATCACCCCAAACACCGCCTACGGCACGCTCCCCGTGCCCGTGCGCGCCGGCGCCACGTTCGGCGGCTGGTTCACCGCACCCAACGGCGGCTCACCAGTCACCGACTCCACCACTGTCGCTTCCGACGCCGCCAGCCATATCCTCTACGCGCGCTGGATGGAGGGAAAACATCCCGTCATCACCCCCGACGCCGGCATGGACCTCTACGGCTCCATCGTTGACGACACCGGCGCGCCCGTCGCAGGTGTCGTTGTCAGCGACGGATTCCAATGCGTCAAAACCAACGCCAACGGCATCTACCAGATGAAACGCACGAACAAGGGTGGCACCACCAAGGCTCGCGTCGTCTTTTACTCCACCCCCGAAACTCACGCAGTCAACACCCTCGGTGCTGATCGCACCGGCTATGCGTGGTTCTCGCAAAAACTCGTCGAGGGCGTTAACCGCTATGACTTCGACCTGATCCGCCTCCCCTCCGCCGAGAAAGACTTCATTCTCCTCGGCATTGGCGATCCGCAAGTCACCTCCCTTGCCCAACTCAAACGCTACGAGACGGAAACCATTGCCGACATCGGCAAGCTCCGCCAAGCCACCCACGCCAGCCTTCCCATCTACGCCATCATGCTCGGTGACATCGTCGGCGACAACCTCCACCTCCACGCTCCGCTCCGCGATGTCGTCAACGCCTCCCCCGTCACCTACTTCTCCGTCCCCGGAAACCACGACCACGATCAGGCCTACTCCAAGCTCAACAAGGACTATGAATCCGGCGAGAGCTACGAAAACATCTACGGCCCGCTCAACTACTCCGTTAACATCGGCAACACTCACATCATCGGCCTCGACGACATCCTTTACACCGCACAATCCGGCTACGGCACTGGCCTCACCAACGACATCTACGAATGGGTTAAGCAAGATCTCAGTTTTGTCCCCAAGACAAAAACCATCATCATAGCCTTCCACATTCCGTTGCGCGGCAGCACCTATACAAAGGCACAAGAACTCTATGGTCTGCTCAAGGACTACGCCGACGTCCACTTCCTTGCCGGGCACACTCACTATCAGGAAAACATCACCTTCCCCATCAACGGCTCCACCAAAAACATCACCGCCTACGAGCACATCCACGGCGGTGCCTGCGGCGCTTGGTGGAACTCCTTGCTCAATGTTGACGGCGCACCCAACGGCTACGGCGTCTACACCATCTCCGGCACCAAGCTCACCGACTGGTATTACAAGTCCACCGGCTACAGCGACACCTACCAAATGCGCATGTATCGCGGCGACATCAGCTTCGGCGGTGCCAGCGGCACATACACCTACAACCAGCCTCCATACGCCACCCTTGGCGCCAACGATGTCGTTGTTGATGTTTGGAACGCCGACGCCAACTGGAAATTCGTCGTTTATGAAAACGGCGTCAAGGTGGCCGACACCTTGAAAAAACTCAACATGCTGGTAGACGCCTATGCCGCCGGCTACCACGTCGGCGTCCTCAAACGCACTTACGACAGCCGCAGCAACAAGCACCTGTATTCCCACACACTAAAAACCCCTGGAGCCAGCGTCGAAATCCGCGCCACGGATCGCTTCGGAAAAACCTACTCACTGTCTGAATTCACAACCGACCTCTCCGAGTTCCCCGCCAACTTCGCCTCACCGGAAATCACCACGCAACCGGCGGACGCCACCGTGACAGCCGGCCAGTCCGCCACCTTCACCGCCGCCGTCACTGGCGCGCCTAACCCCTCGCTCAAATGGCAGTCCTCAAGCGACGGAGCCACATGGACGGACATCTCCGGAGCGACCACCGCATCCCACACCATCCCCAACGCCACCACCGCGCAAAACGGCACGCAATACCGCCTCGCCGCAAGCAACGCGCGCGGCCTCGCCACCAGCTATGCCACCCTGCTCACCGTCAATCCCGACCCCGCATTCACCGCCGCGCAAACGCTCAAGACGCAGCTCGAAGCCACGGGAACCGCGACCATCACCGTGACCGGATCCGTCAACCTCTCGCTCGTCGGCGGCGCCACCGTCGCCAAGGGCAAAACCATCGTCGGGGCGGATGCCACCTCCACCGTCTCCGGCACCCTCACCATCGCGGCGAGCGCGAGCGACACCATCATCCGCGGCGTAAACTTCACCACCGGCGCGCTCACCATCAACGGTGCGAACGACGTGGACGTTTCCCATTGCACATTCACCGACGCGCCCGTCTCCATCACCGGCAACGCCGACAACGTCGCCTTCTCGTGGAATGAATTCACCGCGACACCCGGCGGTGCCGACTCGGCCATGACCATCTCCAACGCCGGCCCGACCACGGGAATCCTCCTCGACCACAACCGCTGGGGCGCCAACCTGAAAAACAACATGCCGAGCGTGACCAACGCCCGCGTTTACATGTATAACAACTACATCACCGCGACCGGTAACACCACCGCCACCATCGCCGGCGCGGGCGCGCAAATCCTCTCGGTGCGCAACATCTACCAAGGCGTGAAAAATCCGCTCACCAAGCAATCCACCGGACGCCTCCGCGCGATCGACAATCTCATGAACGCGACCACCGGCACGACCGCGACCGGCAATGACAAAGTTTTCGTCCCCGGCTATGCGCACATCATCGACTCTGGCGACAGCAGCACCGCGGCCTCCATCGCCGCAAACGCTGGCAACACCGCGGGCAAAAACTCCGTCACACCCGCGCAAACAAACGGCGCCGCAAGCATCAGCGCGACCGTGACCGGCACCGGCGCGAACAAGACCGCGAGCAGCGCCCACGTGCCCTCGGGAGGCGGTTTCACGCTCACGGCAAACGCGACCGGTTTCACACCCGCCGCACGGCAATGGTATCGCGACAACACCGTCATTGCCGGCGCGGCCTCCGCCACCTACGCAATCACCAACGCCGATGCGAACACGCACGCCGGCTCCTACGCCGTGACATTGACAACCAGCACGGGCGAAATCGTGACCTCCGGCGCATTCACGGTGACAGTTGCCGCGCCCCCCATCGACACGCCGGACACCGGCAACAGCTCCGGCGGCGGTGGAGGAGGCGGCGCACCCTCGCTATTCCTTCTCTCCTCCCTACTGATTCTTCTGGTAGGGCGAAGCCTCCGGCTGAGCCGCAAACGATAA
- a CDS encoding glycerophosphodiester phosphodiesterase: protein MNIKHSLILIFCLSLIVCAQASAASARKQEAELVTDVSYFSGLNVASGKTYTIRGIGFKANDKIKLTPTEKNNAGEIILNGEVTRDRLTIIIPEGFQSGRYQLELIRNNKTRHLGFTQLNKVDALPSTPKVTAHRGYWNTVGSAQNSITALRKAQELGVFASEFDVWLTADGKLVIHHDAKTINGITIQDSTHDEVKGFILENGEPIPTLEAFLEQAKAKPEMTLAVEIKTHKTKEKNYAVVAATVKAINKAGLMNQVMFLAFNLDICKELIRIQPGCKVAYLNGDKPPSELHALGITGANYGVKAIRANPRWIKEAHDLGMTINVRTLNTMANVIEMANLGVDYISSDCPAQAQQIVEHFQGK from the coding sequence ATGAATATAAAACACTCACTGATATTAATATTCTGCCTGTCGCTGATTGTCTGCGCGCAAGCATCGGCGGCGTCAGCCCGGAAACAAGAAGCGGAACTGGTGACGGATGTTTCCTATTTCTCGGGCCTGAATGTAGCCTCTGGAAAAACCTACACGATCCGGGGAATTGGTTTCAAAGCGAATGATAAAATAAAGCTAACCCCGACGGAAAAAAATAACGCAGGGGAAATAATTCTGAACGGCGAGGTTACCCGCGACAGGTTGACAATCATCATTCCCGAAGGATTTCAGTCCGGCAGGTATCAATTGGAGTTGATTCGTAATAACAAAACCCGGCACTTGGGTTTCACCCAACTGAACAAAGTCGATGCGCTTCCCTCCACGCCCAAAGTCACGGCGCACAGGGGTTATTGGAATACAGTCGGCTCCGCGCAAAACTCGATCACCGCGCTGCGCAAAGCGCAGGAGCTCGGAGTATTCGCCTCGGAGTTTGACGTGTGGCTCACGGCCGACGGCAAACTGGTCATCCATCACGACGCAAAAACCATAAACGGAATCACGATTCAGGATTCGACCCATGACGAGGTTAAGGGATTCATCCTGGAAAATGGCGAGCCCATCCCGACCCTCGAAGCGTTTCTGGAACAAGCCAAGGCCAAGCCCGAAATGACGCTCGCGGTGGAGATAAAAACGCACAAGACCAAGGAGAAAAACTACGCCGTCGTCGCCGCCACGGTCAAGGCGATCAACAAGGCAGGATTGATGAACCAAGTGATGTTCCTCGCGTTCAACCTTGATATTTGCAAGGAGCTGATACGCATCCAGCCGGGTTGCAAGGTGGCCTACCTGAACGGAGACAAACCCCCGAGTGAACTCCACGCGCTCGGAATCACCGGCGCCAACTACGGCGTCAAGGCCATCCGCGCCAATCCCCGTTGGATCAAGGAAGCCCACGACTTGGGCATGACCATCAATGTGAGGACACTCAACACGATGGCCAATGTGATCGAAATGGCCAACCTCGGAGTGGACTACATTTCATCCGACTGCCCGGCCCAAGCCCAACAAATCGTCGAGCACTTTCAGGGGAAATAA
- a CDS encoding endonuclease/exonuclease/phosphatase family protein: MNRAQRIIRTFAKTALIAAPAIFALSLPAQTNDIPARKRQNADALRVVTANIRHTYFLADKKTGDDWDSRKELCRNVLLAQDADIICLQENHAGQVSYLRDRLPDTEFHNFFEMKDAARSTKKDLYVPILYSTKRFEKLDGGGFWLSDTPEIAFSKYEDAYMARSANWLVLKDKNTGKKLCVLNTHLEHKFSTARVKQIAVLLKFAGKLSKDIPVVITGDFNADADSPSLQLARKEGWLDSHAAIHGPADPGGTAHRFLGAEFLSTPQGKTRKKIDFILHNKLLTPIDAEIIKDARKGKHPSDHYFVSAEFEHTR, from the coding sequence ATGAACCGCGCGCAACGCATCATTCGCACGTTTGCCAAAACGGCATTGATCGCGGCGCCCGCTATTTTCGCCCTGTCATTGCCGGCGCAAACGAACGACATTCCGGCGCGCAAACGGCAAAATGCAGACGCCCTCCGCGTCGTCACAGCCAACATCCGCCATACCTATTTTCTGGCAGACAAGAAAACCGGCGACGACTGGGATTCCCGCAAGGAGCTTTGCCGCAACGTCCTCCTCGCGCAGGATGCCGACATCATTTGCCTTCAGGAAAATCACGCCGGCCAGGTCAGCTACCTCCGCGACCGTCTTCCGGACACCGAATTCCATAATTTTTTCGAGATGAAGGATGCGGCCAGAAGCACCAAGAAAGACCTCTACGTTCCGATTCTCTACTCCACCAAGCGCTTTGAGAAACTCGACGGCGGAGGTTTCTGGCTCTCCGACACTCCGGAAATTGCCTTCTCAAAATACGAGGACGCCTACATGGCGCGCTCCGCGAACTGGCTCGTCCTCAAGGACAAAAACACCGGCAAAAAACTCTGCGTTCTCAACACCCATCTCGAGCACAAGTTCAGCACGGCGCGCGTGAAACAAATCGCCGTCCTGCTCAAATTCGCCGGCAAGCTGTCGAAAGACATTCCCGTCGTCATCACCGGCGACTTTAACGCCGACGCGGATTCCCCCTCGCTCCAGCTGGCGCGGAAGGAAGGCTGGCTCGACAGCCACGCGGCCATCCACGGCCCCGCCGACCCCGGAGGCACCGCGCATCGTTTTCTCGGCGCCGAATTCCTCTCCACGCCCCAAGGCAAAACCCGCAAAAAAATCGACTTCATCCTCCACAACAAACTCCTCACGCCCATCGACGCCGAAATCATCAAGGACGCTCGCAAGGGCAAACACCCGAGCGACCATTATTTCGTCTCCGCAGAATTCGAACACACCCGTTAA
- a CDS encoding metallophosphoesterase codes for MQRRQFITSIGTLGTLAAAGLAKPLVAASANSAPSSATAGTDASPSLLGGTPAVFAPTSESFTVTLPLSAAALAWIEYGETKSLGLTASSDQWGFVPHDSKVVKIRVTGLKPGTRYHWRAVLKPLGGKGAGETRTRIYTTKTLSPGAAETRFSVWNDTHDQAPTIQKLHSLRRNDDDFLLWNGDLSNNVNDASLIPGIYVSPKGVDLAEGPPIFLARGNHDVRGLWANKMTDYVDFPGDRPFYALRTGPVGMIVLDTCEDKPDAHRTFKGVAAFEPLIREQSRWLDEVTQQPALRDAPYRVVFCHIPLRWTKEVQADYNNKEWDHVSLRGRAAWHDTLVRWGAQVIVSAHNHRATLIPATSKFPYAQILGGGRAISNATIIRGHADAKQLKLAATMIHDGSISHEISFNPLA; via the coding sequence ATGCAACGCCGCCAATTCATCACCTCAATCGGAACCCTCGGCACGCTCGCCGCCGCCGGACTCGCCAAGCCGCTCGTCGCAGCATCCGCGAACAGCGCGCCCTCAAGCGCCACCGCCGGCACGGACGCGTCCCCCTCGCTACTCGGCGGCACGCCCGCCGTCTTCGCGCCCACGTCTGAAAGTTTCACCGTCACGCTTCCCCTCAGCGCTGCCGCGCTCGCATGGATCGAATACGGTGAAACCAAAAGCCTCGGCCTCACGGCAAGCTCCGACCAATGGGGCTTCGTCCCCCACGACAGCAAGGTTGTCAAAATCCGCGTCACCGGCCTGAAACCCGGAACGCGTTATCATTGGCGCGCCGTGCTGAAGCCGCTCGGCGGCAAGGGTGCAGGGGAAACACGCACGCGCATCTACACCACCAAAACCCTCTCGCCCGGCGCCGCCGAAACCCGGTTCTCCGTCTGGAACGACACGCACGACCAAGCCCCCACTATCCAGAAACTCCACTCGCTTCGCCGCAACGACGACGATTTTCTTTTGTGGAACGGCGATCTCAGCAACAACGTCAACGACGCCTCGTTGATCCCCGGCATCTATGTCAGCCCCAAGGGCGTCGACCTCGCCGAGGGACCGCCAATCTTCCTGGCCCGCGGCAATCACGACGTGCGCGGCCTCTGGGCAAACAAGATGACCGACTACGTGGACTTCCCCGGCGACCGCCCCTTCTACGCCCTGCGCACCGGCCCGGTAGGCATGATAGTGCTCGACACCTGCGAGGACAAACCCGACGCGCACCGCACCTTCAAGGGTGTCGCAGCCTTCGAGCCGCTCATCCGCGAACAATCCCGCTGGCTGGACGAAGTCACCCAGCAACCCGCGCTGCGCGACGCGCCCTACCGCGTCGTTTTTTGCCACATCCCGCTGCGCTGGACCAAGGAAGTCCAGGCCGACTACAACAACAAGGAATGGGATCACGTAAGCCTGCGCGGCCGCGCCGCGTGGCACGACACGCTCGTGCGCTGGGGCGCGCAAGTCATCGTCTCCGCCCACAACCACCGCGCCACGTTGATACCCGCGACAAGCAAGTTCCCCTACGCCCAAATCCTCGGCGGCGGACGCGCAATCTCCAACGCCACAATCATCCGCGGCCACGCCGACGCCAAACAACTGAAGCTCGCCGCAACAATGATCCACGACGGCTCCATCTCGCACGAGATAAGCTTCAACCCGCTGGCGTGA
- a CDS encoding glycoside hydrolase family 2 protein: MKHCLPLFLAAMLFVGATATAKSWAPAGDLIKTPWAAQVDPSNPLPEYPRPRLARTEWQNLNGLWDYTIAPKGAALPVAYEGQILVPFAIESSLSGVQREVGSDNELWYQRQLAIPAAWRGKNIILHFGAVDWRADVFVNGAPVGSHTGGYAPFSFDITRFLNASGSNTLVVRVWDPTDASDNPVGKQVRNPKGIWYTPVTGIWQTVWMEPVPKNHIKDVQTVSDIDAGTLAVTVDTAAPATVEVELVDNNKVVATARGNAGEALTLSLKTPTLWSPENPKLYDLRTRLLSGGKTVDEARSYAAFRKISMKRDASGMVRMQLNGKNYFHFGPLDQGWWPDGLYTAPTDEALLFDIIKTKELGFNMIRKHVKVEPQRWYYHCDREGILVWQDMPSTHSYGLGAKWGRNTLGGGIDTLRTPLSKDNFQKEWGEIMDFCKGHPSVVVWVPFNEAWGQFDTERIAKWTKERDPSRLVNAASGGNMRACGDIVDFHNYPAPKMFPGYTNLALVLGEYGGLALPLPGHLWKPDGKNWGYGKVKFTGKDDLTAKYVEYTKMLKDMVAEGYAAAVYTQTTDVEIEANGFYTYDRKVLKMDGPAVRDANRKVIEALAE, encoded by the coding sequence ATGAAACATTGCCTGCCGTTATTCCTTGCCGCGATGCTCTTCGTCGGCGCCACCGCAACCGCCAAATCTTGGGCGCCCGCCGGCGACCTTATCAAAACGCCCTGGGCCGCGCAGGTTGATCCCTCCAATCCGCTGCCCGAGTATCCGCGCCCGCGCCTCGCGCGCACCGAGTGGCAAAATCTCAATGGCCTGTGGGACTACACCATCGCCCCGAAGGGCGCGGCGCTGCCCGTCGCCTACGAGGGGCAAATCCTCGTGCCCTTCGCCATCGAATCCTCACTCTCCGGCGTGCAGCGCGAGGTCGGCTCGGACAACGAACTTTGGTATCAACGCCAGCTCGCCATCCCCGCCGCGTGGCGCGGAAAAAACATCATCCTGCACTTCGGCGCGGTTGACTGGCGCGCTGATGTGTTTGTCAACGGCGCGCCCGTCGGCTCGCACACCGGCGGCTACGCCCCATTCTCGTTTGACATCACCCGTTTCCTCAACGCCTCCGGCTCGAATACGCTCGTCGTCCGCGTCTGGGACCCGACCGACGCCTCCGACAATCCCGTCGGCAAGCAGGTGCGCAATCCCAAGGGCATTTGGTATACCCCCGTCACCGGCATCTGGCAAACCGTGTGGATGGAACCGGTGCCGAAAAACCACATCAAGGACGTGCAAACCGTCTCCGACATCGACGCCGGCACACTCGCCGTGACCGTCGACACCGCCGCGCCCGCCACCGTCGAGGTGGAGTTGGTTGACAACAACAAGGTCGTCGCCACCGCGCGCGGCAACGCCGGCGAGGCACTGACGCTCTCGTTGAAAACCCCGACGCTCTGGTCGCCGGAAAACCCGAAACTCTACGACCTGCGCACGCGCCTTCTCTCCGGCGGCAAAACCGTCGATGAAGCCCGCTCCTACGCCGCCTTCCGCAAAATCTCCATGAAGCGCGACGCCTCCGGCATGGTGCGCATGCAATTGAACGGAAAAAACTATTTTCACTTCGGCCCGCTCGACCAAGGCTGGTGGCCCGACGGCCTCTACACCGCGCCGACCGACGAGGCGCTGTTGTTTGACATTATCAAGACCAAGGAGCTCGGCTTTAACATGATTCGCAAGCACGTGAAAGTGGAGCCGCAGCGCTGGTATTACCACTGCGACCGCGAAGGCATTCTCGTGTGGCAGGACATGCCCAGCACGCACAGCTACGGCCTCGGCGCGAAGTGGGGCCGCAACACGCTCGGCGGCGGAATCGACACACTGCGCACGCCGCTCTCGAAGGATAATTTCCAAAAGGAGTGGGGCGAAATCATGGACTTCTGCAAGGGACATCCCTCGGTCGTCGTGTGGGTGCCGTTCAACGAAGCGTGGGGCCAGTTCGACACGGAAAGAATCGCCAAGTGGACGAAAGAGCGCGATCCCTCGCGCCTCGTCAACGCGGCCAGCGGCGGCAACATGCGCGCGTGCGGCGACATCGTTGACTTCCACAATTATCCCGCGCCGAAAATGTTCCCCGGCTACACAAACCTCGCGCTCGTGCTCGGCGAATACGGCGGCCTCGCCCTCCCGCTGCCAGGCCACCTCTGGAAACCGGACGGCAAGAACTGGGGTTACGGCAAAGTCAAATTCACCGGCAAGGACGACCTCACGGCGAAGTATGTTGAATACACAAAAATGCTGAAGGACATGGTCGCCGAAGGTTATGCCGCCGCCGTTTACACGCAGACGACCGATGTCGAAATCGAGGCCAACGGATTCTACACCTACGACCGCAAAGTCTTGAAAATGGACGGTCCCGCCGTCCGCGACGCCAACCGCAAGGTGATCGAAGCCCTGGCCGAATAG